A window of the Bufo gargarizans isolate SCDJY-AF-19 chromosome 1, ASM1485885v1, whole genome shotgun sequence genome harbors these coding sequences:
- the LOC122930115 gene encoding gap junction beta-1 protein-like, protein MAMSPEVFQEVETATCLLSGMSSVASRISRAILSVLFFIRFGILLLGYKTIWLDEEKDFICNSTRLLCMPSCFDEFLPISSFNLFALQIVALLTHSLCVACFARSAIQAREGWLQAQLRRKKVQFNLHVIGLLSRMLIEVLFILTYFKVTEGFVHQKTIHCRSTLCEKSVICTDINSTVKNIFSLCLCAASATSAMVCLWELVASFPVMQNINQPASTTQVQWKKQHF, encoded by the coding sequence ATGGCCATGTCACCTGAGGTATTCCAGGAAGTAGAAACCGCTACTTGTCTCTTGAGTGGAATGTCCTCAGTGGCTTCCAGGATAAGTCGGGCAATTTTATCAGTACTTTTCTTCATCCGCTTTGGAATTTTGCTGCTTGGATATAAAACAATATGGCTGGATGAAGAGAAAGATTTTATTTGCAACTCTACAAGGTTACTCTGCATGCCAAGCTGCTTCGATGAGTTTTTACCTATCTCCTCCTTCAACCTTTTCGCATTACAAATAGTGGCTTTGCTTACACACTCACTATGTGTGGCCTGCTTTGCTCGTTCCGCCATTCAGGCACGGGAAGGCTGGTTGCAAGCCCAGCTTAGGAGAAAGAAAGTACAGTTCAACCTTCATGTAATTGGACTGCTAAGTCGGATGCTTATCGAGGTCCTCTTCATCCTTACATACTTTAAAGTTACAGAAGGGTTTGTGCACCAGAAGACAATTCATTGCCGCTCTACACTGTGCGAAAAATCTGTTATATGTACAGATATAAATTCAACTGTGAAAAATATCTTCAGCTTGTGTCTGTGCGCAGCGTCTGCCACCAGTGCCATGGTCTGCCTGTGGGAGTTAGTAGCCAGCTTTCCAGTCATGCAGAATATAAACCAACCAGCATCAACCACCCAGGTGCAATGGAAAAAGCAGCACTTCTAG